The proteins below are encoded in one region of Hydrogenispora ethanolica:
- a CDS encoding IMP dehydrogenase — protein sequence MAFYYQEPSRTFSEYLLIPNLTRTDNIPANVDLTVPVVKYRTGEQSALRMNIPIVSAIMQSVSDNNLAVALARSGGISFIHGSQSVADQAEMIRKVKKYKAGFVISDSNLTPDHTLRDILALKERKGHSTVAVTEDGTPNGKLLGIVTSRDYRISRDALDKPIREFMTPFASLVYGREGISLSEANDIIWDHKLNCLPIIDENQNLMYFVFRKDYDSHKENPYELLDQHKRYVVGAGVNTRDFAERIPALVEAGADVLCIDSSDGFSEWQRRTIEYVQANFKGQIGIGAGNVVDREGFRYLVESGADFVKVGIGGGSICITREQKGIGRGQATALIEVAAARDEYFQETGIYIPICSDGGIVHDYHITLALAMGADFVMMGRYFARFDESPTKKFKLGNNYVKEYWGEGSNRARNWQRYDLGGGQGLSFEEGVDSYVPYAGGLKENLDITLSKIKSTMCNCGALSIPELQRTARITLVSSTSLIEGGAHDVILKDKTVYSET from the coding sequence TTGGCTTTTTATTATCAGGAGCCATCCCGGACATTCAGCGAATACCTGCTCATCCCCAATCTGACCCGGACCGATAATATCCCGGCCAATGTCGACCTGACGGTGCCGGTGGTCAAATACCGGACCGGCGAGCAGTCCGCGCTGCGCATGAATATCCCGATCGTCTCGGCGATCATGCAATCGGTCTCCGACAACAATCTCGCGGTGGCCCTGGCCCGATCCGGCGGAATCTCGTTCATCCACGGCTCGCAGTCCGTGGCCGACCAGGCGGAGATGATCCGCAAGGTCAAGAAGTACAAGGCCGGCTTCGTGATCAGCGATTCCAACCTGACCCCGGACCATACGCTCCGGGACATCCTGGCCCTGAAAGAGCGGAAAGGCCATTCGACCGTGGCGGTGACCGAGGACGGCACCCCCAACGGCAAACTCTTGGGGATCGTCACCAGCCGCGATTACCGGATCAGCCGGGACGCTTTGGACAAACCGATCCGTGAATTCATGACGCCGTTCGCTTCGTTGGTGTACGGCCGTGAGGGAATTTCCCTCTCCGAAGCCAACGACATCATCTGGGACCATAAGCTCAATTGCCTCCCGATCATCGATGAGAACCAGAACCTGATGTATTTCGTATTCCGCAAGGACTATGACAGCCATAAGGAAAACCCCTACGAACTCCTGGACCAGCACAAGCGCTACGTGGTCGGGGCCGGGGTCAACACCCGCGATTTCGCGGAGCGCATTCCCGCCCTGGTGGAGGCCGGCGCGGACGTCCTGTGCATCGATTCGTCGGACGGCTTCAGCGAGTGGCAGCGCCGCACCATCGAATATGTCCAAGCGAATTTCAAGGGGCAGATCGGCATCGGCGCCGGCAATGTGGTGGACCGGGAAGGCTTCCGTTATCTGGTCGAGTCCGGCGCGGACTTCGTCAAGGTCGGCATCGGCGGCGGCTCGATCTGCATCACCCGCGAGCAGAAAGGGATCGGGCGGGGCCAGGCCACGGCGTTGATCGAAGTGGCGGCCGCCCGCGACGAATATTTCCAGGAGACCGGGATCTACATTCCCATCTGTTCCGACGGCGGCATTGTCCATGATTATCATATCACACTGGCGCTGGCGATGGGGGCGGATTTCGTGATGATGGGGCGCTATTTCGCCCGCTTCGACGAGAGCCCGACCAAGAAATTCAAGCTCGGCAACAATTACGTCAAGGAATACTGGGGCGAAGGCTCCAACCGCGCCCGCAACTGGCAGCGTTACGACCTGGGCGGCGGACAAGGACTCTCCTTCGAGGAAGGGGTCGACTCCTACGTCCCCTATGCCGGCGGTTTGAAGGAGAATCTCGACATCACCCTCAGCAAGATCAAGTCGACCATGTGCAATTGCGGCGCGCTCTCCATCCCCGAGTTGCAGCGGACCGCCCGGATTACCCTGGTCTCTTCCACCAGCTTGATCGAGGGCGGCGCCCACGACGTGATCCTAAAGGACAAGACGGTCTACAGCGAGACGTGA